From the genome of uncultured Bacteroides sp.:
TCTGTATAATAGTTCAGATAAGGAGCTGAATTAATATCCGAAGGAATAACAATCGCTACTTTCATCACTTTTAAAGCGTTATTGGCTGATTATTCTTTTTTTTCTTAAAGAGACGCAGTATAGCATATATTCCCAGACAATGACGGGGGAACAGAGAAAACAGATATCCTTCCATTCTGTACTTTACCGATGAACTATTTATCAATGCGGGAAACAGAAACCGGCTCTCATAAAATACATCCGACAATAATTTCCTATCCCTTACATTCATCTTCAAAGCGTTAAATAAAGAATTATTTAAAGCCAGAGAGATCAGATTATTAAAGTATGGCTTAAACTGCTTGTCCACATGGGCTGCCATAAACACGGAGAGAGCCACTACTACTTTCACATAATCAAAAGAACGCTTTGGGCTAACCGTTTGCATAATAGACCCCTCCCTTATCAGGTAATTATAAACAATACCTCTGTAAACCATCAATTTATCGGCAAAATAGAGCATACGTGGAGTAAACTCAAAATCCTCGTGGTAAACACAGGGCATAAACCGAAGTCCGTATTCATCCAGAAACGATCTCTTGTACACATAAAACTGTGCAGGTCTTATAATGCCCTTAGCCAGCAACATCTTGCCACTTATTGCATTCTCATCACTCACTCTGTATTCCGAAGAAGGTTTGTCGTTTATGATAAAACGACATCCCATGGCCAGCACATCAATACCGTTAAGCTGCTCCATTATATTAGCCAGACAGTTGGCATCAATCCAGTCATCAGAATCCACAAACCACACATATTCTCCTTTAGCCAGAGACAACCCCTTGTTACGGGCCTCACTTAGTCCGGCATTCAATTGTGAAGTTATGTTTATATTATCGTATTTGCAAGCCACCTCCTCAGCAATAGCCAGACTATTATCCTTCGTTCCATCATTTACTACAATAATCTCATAACTGGCAGAACTGCAGTCCTGTCGTGCACAACTCACGAGACACTTTTCAACGTATTTCTCTACATTGTAAACTGGGATAATTATTGACAGCTTAAGCATAAATAAAAAATTATTTTTCTAAGTTTATGAGAAGAAAAAAGTTCGTCACTACCATACGGAGCAACTAACGTTTTTTAATTTTATATAAAATGACAATAATTAGATACTTATTTCACTTTAGAAACAAATTAAACGTATGAAAGGTTGCTTTAACCATTGAAAAACATTCCTAAAAATAGCTTTAAATTAAGAAGATTAAAGATTCATCTGGTAAGAGTCTTAATTAATCAAAAAACTATAAAACCAGCTATTAAAACATTAAATAATTGCAACAATACACGCTACTTATTTGTTTAATGTATGCACCATAATATTGAGTCATATGAATGTCTTTGAAAAATTACTAGCTTCGCTATTCTTTGTAGGCATTGCTACCATTGCGTGTAGCGACGGTACCGAACATTTCGTTTATCCTGATCCCCCCGAAGAGGAAGAACCGGATACAGTTTCAGTTGATACAGTACTCTTTGAAGATTCTTTCAACCAAACATCATCTGTTCCCGATGCTAAGAAATGGGTATTATGCTATAAACAACCTGGCGTTGCCTGGGCCAACTATCTTTCCGGGAGTTATAATCAGGCATACGTAGAAGATGGGAAACTCATACTGAAAGGCGAAGTTGTAAACGGAGTTTATAAGGCTGGAGGCATTCAGACAAAAGGACGATTTGATTTCACACACGGAAAAGTAGAGGTCTCCGCCAGAATAAAGAGTGCACAGGGAGCCTGGGCTGCTATATGGATGATGCCGGTTAAACAGCCGTATGGATGGCCAGCTGATGGCGAGATTGATATTATGGAGAATGTCAGTAAAAACATTGTCGTTCAGCAAACGGTGCATACGTACTATACTAACGTTTTAAAACAAACCATTCCTGTACACAGCACCACCAAATCATTTCTGCAGAACGATTTCAATACATATGCTGTAGAATGGAGTGCAGAAAAGATTGAGTTCTTTATCAACGGAATATCCACACTCATTTACCCAAACCTTCATCTCATTAATGAGAGTACGCAGAACCAGTGGCCATTCAATCACCCGTTTTACATCATTCTAAACCTCTCACTGGGAGGTCCGGGTACCTGGCCTGGCGAGATCATGGATTCAGAGCTTCCGGCTTATATGGAGATAGACTGGGTTAAAGTAAGCAAATTGTAGTAGTATATCATACTAAAAGCTCATAAACAATGCATGAAAAAAGGCTGAACTCTTCAAAAAAGTTCAGCCTTTTCTTTTCAATGTATTACAGATTTATAAAGCAACCTTGAAGGTTTTACTTGTCACCTTAACAATATAAATATGATTTTCAGGAACCACAATGCGCGATATAGCATCCGTTACCCTGAACATCTGTATCAAAGCACCTGCTTCGTTATAAACCAGAACTTCATCACCAACACTTGCTCCTTCAACAATTATAGCATTACCTTCTGTGTAAACCTTTATGTTATCCGCAACAAATTCCGGTATGGCAACTCCGGCTTCTTCTATGATATAGGTAAAACTGCTCCATCCGGTTGCACTCCTGTAGCTTGCCGAATATCCTGTGGGTACGTAAAGCTTACAGGTTGTTTTATTAACCAGACTAAAGGTATTGTTAGTGGCAGCAGGCGGTGCCGCAGGTCTGCTGTGTATGGAGGTTAGTCCGGTACATGAAGCAAATGCTCCGTCACCTGTAGTTGTAACACCACTCGGTATGGTTACTGTAGCCAGACTTTTGCAATTATTAAAGGCATATATGTCAATATAAGTCAGTCCGGTACCCAAATCCAAGGAAGTAAGCCCTTCACAATAACCAAATGCTCCCCATCCAATAGAAGAAACACTGTTGGGTATAG
Proteins encoded in this window:
- a CDS encoding glycosyltransferase yields the protein MLKLSIIIPVYNVEKYVEKCLVSCARQDCSSASYEIIVVNDGTKDNSLAIAEEVACKYDNINITSQLNAGLSEARNKGLSLAKGEYVWFVDSDDWIDANCLANIMEQLNGIDVLAMGCRFIINDKPSSEYRVSDENAISGKMLLAKGIIRPAQFYVYKRSFLDEYGLRFMPCVYHEDFEFTPRMLYFADKLMVYRGIVYNYLIREGSIMQTVSPKRSFDYVKVVVALSVFMAAHVDKQFKPYFNNLISLALNNSLFNALKMNVRDRKLLSDVFYESRFLFPALINSSSVKYRMEGYLFSLFPRHCLGIYAILRLFKKKKNNQPITL
- a CDS encoding glycoside hydrolase family 16 protein, translated to MNVFEKLLASLFFVGIATIACSDGTEHFVYPDPPEEEEPDTVSVDTVLFEDSFNQTSSVPDAKKWVLCYKQPGVAWANYLSGSYNQAYVEDGKLILKGEVVNGVYKAGGIQTKGRFDFTHGKVEVSARIKSAQGAWAAIWMMPVKQPYGWPADGEIDIMENVSKNIVVQQTVHTYYTNVLKQTIPVHSTTKSFLQNDFNTYAVEWSAEKIEFFINGISTLIYPNLHLINESTQNQWPFNHPFYIILNLSLGGPGTWPGEIMDSELPAYMEIDWVKVSKL